From the genome of Pieris brassicae chromosome Z, ilPieBrab1.1, whole genome shotgun sequence:
TGCTGTGGTCAGTAATGGTGTATATGGCCTATCACACTACAAAAGGCCGATCTCTGGTCTTGTtgtttaaatcatttttaggtTATCTTTGCAAAGAACACTtcattaacaaaacaattatgtattaaccttttgtatagtttaaatattgtattatttttaaactttggttaaatttaataataatactaacacTGTTAATATCTACTACCTGGCCAAGTGGACTAAGTGCAAAGGAAAAAGTGTAATGGAATTATGAACagaatttttatgaacaaAGTGGATTTTTGGAagttatcttttttataagGAGAAACCTGTTAGGAATatgttttctattaaatagCATTgcaatatctatataaaatggGCTTTGCATAGATCAGTTACCCATTCTTATCAAATTTGAACAATAGGATAGgtgataattatataaaccaagcctgttgttttaaaatctgATCAGATAGAATTCTttgaattaaagaaatttttaagtttatattcataagaatatttaaaaaataaatatttgcttaTAAATACTGATGTATGGTAATGGATGCATGTGCATGAGATCATTTTCAAGTGAATTTGAATTCCAAATTTGTGGATTGTAATGCACACAAACGCACAATTACACACACGATGGaatcattttctatttttgatatttgGGTTTCTATcagcttttaaaatttattctctgtcattatataaataaatttatctttattcaCTACTGTTTCTTAGTTACGTATTTGTGTTAATCcttgttaaaattatgaatctTCCAGAAATCATCACAATGGAGCCATCCTGCTCGTACTCTGAATGTGATATATTTAAAGGGAGCAAAAATTCATTTGAAAACAATGTGGAAGATAAGACTGAAGCCAATAATGTAAAGCCTGCAGTAATACCAACTGAAAACAATGAAGACCAACAAATTGAAGACCTTGAAAGAGATGACTTCGAGGAGGAAAACAGAATTCTTAAACACTGCTCTAATATGGTAGTAGATGAAGACGAGGCTTCAACGGCACAATATTCTCTGCCTGTAAGTAGCGTCGACcctgatttattaaaaatagcaaGTGCAGAAACAATTGCTAGGTTACAACATTTCATGTCTGATGATTTTGGCCTCCCTGGCTGTGGCCGAGAAGCAAACAAAGTTATAGGGagcaaattaaaagaaatgatACATGATAAAGCAGGATTGTTTGTACAGGGAACATCTATGTCGAAAGAAGATTTTATgcaaaaactaattaatagtGGAAAGCCAGAAAAGAAAGATTTTCCAAAGGGAAAATTGTATAAGGCTGAATTGGAAGAAAATGCAAATGATAGTAACATGGAAATTGATGCGGTTAGTGGGCCATCAGGTAGATCTAATTCTAATGCTTCAAGTATTGCAAGCACTAGCTCAGATAGTAAGGATTTCACAGTGCCTTCTACTTCAAATGCCGAAAAGCTTTTGGGGCTTTGTGATGCTACCAAAAATGGAGAAAGAAGTTCCCAGGTCTCGGTAAGTAATTTTTcgttaaatatgttaattcatatatattttatttcagtgatattaaaattttatatttgatatgaATCATATTTGCAGAGTTACGCATATTGCGATCCTGATGATGATTCTGAGGAGGATGATGTAGAAGAGACTTGGTGTACCTGTCTTTCATCACCTGAGGTAAGTTTTTGACATCAAAGTCAGTGATTAAGGCGTATATTATACGAACCCAGACTGTACATTTCTGAAAATGTTCTGTATTCCACTAAAATACAATtgcatatattaaataatttaatgtttttaggATGGAGAAGATGATGACGAACCAGAACCTGAGGAAAGATTTTGGGTAATTCGTTTTTGTTgacagtatttatttagaactTTCTTCTTCTACAAATTGTGATATAGaagaataatttttgtaaatatttatttttataaaaccacttttaaactattatttgtcAAAGCCCATTTGAAATATTCTTACAAGGTTTATCAAAGGAAGTAAAGAATTTTCCTATAAGTAAGCAACCGTGTGTGGTTTCTTTGGAGGTACAATTCTGCTTACGTAAAGTTTACGTTCTTATTTGCAATGACGACGTtatgagttttaaattttgctaCTTATATACTTGCAAATTTTACCCGTTCCAACGATTTGTATtcagtgtgaataaataattcatatgtTTCGTTCAGAGAAAAAGGCGCTACGAGCCACCGCCGCCCCAGTCTGCAAAACGATTTCGTCCTGATGGTACAATGGTTCCATACACCGGCGAATGGAGTAATTCTAGCCTTGGACTTCAGTCATTGCAGCATAATATAAATCAAGCTTCGCCTGAATTGAATCAATGGCTAAACAGGTagatatgattattatattctttaatgtagtatacatatttcacattttcgggtatatatatgtatagaaaaAAGGTTTTCACACTACGAAGAGATAGAGATAGTTATAGGTATAGGCCGCGGAGATCTGCATCTGTTCGCGATGATTTGTTTATTCTTATAGGCCAGTAGGTGATCCCGAGCCAGTCTCGACGGCGCCTACGACTTTTTGAGTGTACGGCTTTCTCTCAAGATATTTTCCTTGCGAGcgagttaaatgcgcacataaaaagtctattggtgGATAGTCGGAGTCGAACCTACGGCCACGGGGATGAGAGAACTCtgctctataaatataataatataatgtataaaagttatttttttctaaaaatttaagaattatttttgccGGACGGATGAGGTATGGAGTCCGATAAGTCCATAGACGATAAACGATACATTGTTTATCCTAAAAATGCACGATTCTCGTTCTTTTTCAACAGAATATGGTCGCAGGTCCCTATTTTCCTATTTggtttttcatattatatggTATTAAGAAGTTATATCTAATAGCTATTTATCGATCACAAGCTacgtaaatttatatattacatacgaTTGAAGATTTTGTGCTAAAAATGGTGacgaaattgaaatatttaatttttttcttggtAGAATTTCAACGTAAAGCAAATTTATGGTACATCCATGCGTTTGTTCATGTATTCGGCATGTTTCTTTAGAGAAATAATGTATACAACACGACACGTACGCTctgatatttataatgatatatatatatatatatatatatatatatatcattataagTGACGTATTACACGCAGATAAAATATCGTCTCACGTTTATTGAAATCGAATTCTTAAACCTTCTAGAATATACCATATAGTATTGAATAACTGCCATAAAAATCGTTGAGAACATTCCTTTTGCTGTAAATCCTTATATTACACATATTGAATTAATGTGCTGAATTGTTATaagtaatgttaaaataacgTTCAAACATGTCTTCGAAGTTTTATCCGtgtatatatcatatttctCCCGATTGTCAGCTATGGCATTTTGTAACGAGAATCCGAAATTGGcaatttttgatatttctaCGTAGGCGAAGTCACGTTCAGCAGCCAGTATAACATgactttattaaatagttgTTAGTTACGAGTCATATTCATAGGGGGTCGCTTGTCAAGTTATACAAGAATGCATGCCAGGTGCGCAAATTGTTAACTGTTTGCATATTTAAGATCGTGTTAAGTCgtttcatactttgtttatttttggaTTATTCACTCTGTTTATCAAATATTGTATCTGTTTTACATATCTTATTTCtctgtatatatttgtatatggaTGCGTAGTTAATTTTACAGTAATAAGAATTATGTGTAATACCTTGGTCGCACTGTTACAACAACAATGTAGGAACTATCTatgaagatttttattaaagctttagATTTCATTCCAATAAAAGCATATACAGCTTGCATTTTTTTCACATTTATGACCTTCCCATTGATATGATTGTAATTTATTGCATCTCCATTCAATCATTTACAATAGTTTCTTCGAGAACATTGTGTTGGACATAAAGGCGATCGCGTCTTTTATTAAATCGTCTCGAATGTTCTAGCGAAACTTTACCTTTGTTAGCACAAAGGTAAAGTTTCCAATTAAATTGTTGACTtgcgaaataaaataataatgtactaTTACAGGTAATGTATCAAATTATATAGCGAGCGGATTCTTGTTTCAGATAACGATGAAAGATATATGATTTCATGTGACGGCATGTATGTAATTTGCACAGAAAAGACTCGTTATTAATAGTACGTCTTTGTGATATAACTAACCAATGATTTCGTTTAGATTCCAGTCTTGGACTAACGTTGAGAAGATTCAAGCTATCGACGCTCTCATAGGCCGCTGCACTGCAGGCCATGTGCGCCACATGATGAAGGCTATAGAACCTCTTTTCCAACGGGACTTCATATCGCTTCTACCCAAAGAGTTGGCACTTACAGTGCTCGGATACCTGTCGCCCAAGGATCTCTTACGGGCTGCACAAACATGTCGCTATTGGAGGTGATactattgtttttagttttcaGCTTTTAATTTTCGGAGTTATTAGAAAGATATGTTTTTTTGGtcaacatataataaaagttactaGCTTCGTTttgacttaatattttttttttacttagcctacctttttagtagctacataccaaCGTATGGGACATTTTGCTTTGCTGCACTCCATAGAAACGGTTCGCTTTTCCGGAATCAAAACTTTTGCACTAaactacttttttatttttccaattTTTTCTTCCAAAAACCTGTGTTAaaggcaaaaataaaataaaaaactacatgaattggtccagccgtcttCGAATCTTTCACTTGGAAACTAAATATGGCAAAAAGTACTTAAGTGAATAAGTATCTCTACTTTGGtacgaatattaattaaaaaatattttattacttctaTTTAGAGACATTGTATCAAATCAAGATGAATGCCCGGCTTCCTTTAGGAAAGCAATTGCAAATAGATTTGCCCTTAAAAGcggtttttaaaaataagtattttatcgAAATGTTTTACAGATTCCTGGCTGATGACAATCTACTGTGGAAGGAACAATGCCGTCGCATAGGTCTGACAACACTAAAAAAGCGTCTTCGCTCTATGCCCCGTTGCGCCAGTCCATGGAAAGCTGCCTACATGCGTCAATCCCTTATTCAAGACAATTGGCTGTACAATAACGTAGATAACCCCATAGTGATGCGTGGCCATGATGATCACGTGATAACTTGCCTACAGTTCTATGGAAATCGCATACTCAGTGGTAGCGATGATACTACACTCAAAGTATGGTCCGCTATTACAGGGAAGGTATgtcttgtttgtattattgggactgattaaattatatttgctaTTTTCTAAAGGATAttttcctgaaaaaaaatcgtttcgGTGTGTGGCTAGATTGTCTCATTAAACATATTacctacttaatatttttcatacatacttatttttatataagtaagaGTTCCTTGTCGTTTCAAACTATATAGCTGATTCCCGAGAAATTCAGTTTACTCAATTCGTCTCGCACAGAAAGCATCTTACATCATACTTGTGGATATTTTTCGTTTgtgtttttctaaatatttcttattaatttaataattttaactacttcacattttatatttcaatgtcttagggagcgttcaagtattacgtaacgaattgaggggggggggggggggcctcttgtaaaacgttacgatgcggggcggggattgaattactcgttattgataatattattttagagttTCCAGTCCAccacaccacataatggtaagttttaggtataaagactCACTGGAGTATAAAGGGTtctggtcacgaaacgttttactattggatataGAAAACGATACggtgcgtttcatggggggagGGGGGTCGAGAATCtacaaaaattgcgtgacgtaattcttgaacgctcccttaaaatcaaataatttcaatgatttaataataaatataagttaatagATAAACCAGGTACCTGAAGAATAAAATCCTATTgattagaagaaaaaaaaaagattaatcaaaaaaataaagtaaacctATTGTTTAAGTTGATTTTGCTAATCCATCacacagtaaataaataatatttcagtgTCTGCGCACATTGGTCGGCCATTCCGGTGGTGTGTGGTCATCGCAGATGATCGGTGATCTTGTGATAAGCGGTTCCACTGATCGCACTCTGCGTGTATGGAATGCGAAGACAGGCCGTTGCCTCAAAGTGTTAGCGGGACATACTTCAACTGTGCGGTGCATGCACTTGCATCAAAATAGGTACGAAAGCTATGCGATTAAGATTTTATATGCATTCATAGGATTAACtaatttatatcttaataaGTAGAGTGAGAAATAAAGCAAAATCAATGACATTATTGCGAAAAATTGCAAGTGTATCTAAAATTTGTtgattatgaaatttataaattacagttataacattttcttaaatttttgtatattgttaattagtaAAGTGTTTTGGAAATGCTTgtggtaattttaattttttcaaattgttttgCGCTGGCGTCACTTTAGTGCTACATGCGAAAACCATAATTTATTAAGCTTTTgctatacatattaaatgagTGCTTCTCCGTTAACATCAGGGTATGAAGCGAGTATTTTGTGactgttttataaatgtttataggCCAAGGAGCCTTCTGTTAGAACGTGAAACGATTATTCTCCCGAGAGTCGAACTCAAGACATATCACTATCATGCCTATCTATGATAGGCGTATGATAAAACGTATAGTAGTAATCAATCTGCAAgcgctttaatttttttatcaagttGGCTTAGTATGGCTGGTTAATGTATACTAGACCAATGTTTATCGAATCCGATTTTTTCCGAGAATGGTACCCAGGACTTCCGAGGTTAAATCCAGCTGCTGCCTGCGACTTCTTATATGTGGAATTTTATCCAAAATCCTTATTCAATGCAACATACCGTGAATACCAATACAATGTTttgtacttataatttttatatgaataacgtATGTACCAGAGTGCTTatcaattatgttatattttatattgattttataacgCAATGCAGGCAATATTCGATGTTTGGGTGATACGTAAAATATTGcacgaataaatttaaattcatatagtAATTCGAATGTgagtttatttcataaattttaataatgtaatttgagTAATGTACGGACATATTTGGAGAAAGTTGtacaaatgaatatttatacagttattatttaaagtggtttttaatagattcatttagtaaatattgtttgtcgTAAATTATATGACGCTGCGCGTGGTATGGAGAATTCTACATATTCTCCAATACGCGAACgtaattaaacctttttcatTTCGTAAGCCATTTTCTCGATTTGACTCTGAGTGTCGTTTCTTAGTTTTTCGCTTGTCCACAGAGTGGTGTCAGGGTCGCGTGATGCAACTCTACGCGTATGGTCGATTAGCAAAGGCTGTTGTCTTCGCGTACTCGTTGGTCACTTAGCGGCGGTGCGTTGTGTCCAATATGACGGTAAAGTGGTTGTGTCGGGCGCATATGACTACTTCGTGAAAGTATGGAATCCAGAGACAGGGGAATGCTTGCACACATTGGCGGGACACACCAACAGGGTTTATAGTTTGCAGGTACGTACATGTAAAGAATTTTTCTTCAAGTAGTTAATTAGTAGTGATAATGTGATACATTCTcctaaataagaatataaaaaaaaatactagaagACTATAAGTGTTTTGAAGACATACTCAGGCATtagaaattttgtaaataatgtcaTTTGTTTGTCAGAATGTGTTCTAAAAATTGGGTAAAATTTAAGTTCACGCGGCAGTAAAATTTCTCTGTTAAATCTGCTGGTAAATCAAGACTTCAGAGCAACTTTTGGGGTTACCAGGAAGAACTTCTAAGGACGACGCATAGGACGCCTTTAATCGATAGTGACTGAACAAATGCTTTAAAAAGACATTATCCGCGCGGATCATTATGGCACTTAGCAgcataaataatgatttatatagGAAGTGGGCTGTTTTTTCTGAGATTGCCCAGGAATGGTAATGATAGCTTAATCATGGAACCACTATTACTTTACTTATACACTATTGACTTTGTAAGCAGGACAGATAACTGTTTTGTACGATGGCCGCAATTCAAGAAGGCCATTAAAATTGTTGGAACATCCTTCATCTTCATAGAACCCAGCTCCTTATGATTTCTACCTAATTCCGCGGTTGTAGGAACATATCACACGGGccataaatttgaattaaaaaaaaagaagtgATTGAACCTAAAACTGACTACGTcgaaacaaaataacatttaaaaagtagaCTATTGAGTCATAATCGTTATCACTTATTGAACACGCCTAGTATACGTGTATTTGGTTGTTTTTACCACAACTCACAAGATGGCGCTTTATTAGAATAGGAAAagttgaaaattataattagtgGGAGAGTCAGTATATTATTACACTACTGTTGTTAATTACCCAGTCTGGCTttagagaaaaaaatacaatattgcataaatttaacttttggTCCAAatctgttttttatttttttcaaaatttcgAACCATAACGCACGACCTAACGGTGGAGTCTAAAAGCtattctgtttttttataaataataatatgaataaaatagtttttcctTACAAAGTGATTCTAAACTGcactaaaatactaaaatatagtCAGTAGTCGCCTCTAGGCAGCCGTACTGGACCACAGCTCTATGCAAATGTATCTCTCCCAACTTTCTCTTCTTTACTCTTAACACATTATTTACTCCTTTGATTCTTTTATGTTTCCTGTTCGTTTTGTTACTATTCCTATTacgtatttttagtattagCTTCTTTCCATTTTCCTTTGGCACATTGCTAGTTCATTTTCATCTTTTCTTAGGGCAAGTTTGTTTTCCGTACGTATGGCATGGAAGTTTCGCTATGTTAAAGATTTACATAATCGAATATAAAGAAGATTAAATACTGgggtatttattaattttttttattattaatgtatcagtggcgctacaaccttttaggtctgggcctcagatttctgtatctgttccgtgatcatttctaataggcaagttggtgacgaaccttctgtgcctgacacactgTCAACTTTTGGGGTcaaaggcatgccggtttccccACGACTCATTCACCATATGAGCGACtgttaaatacatacatagacAGTAAGTACATTTGTtgacagccggggttcgaacgtACGACCCCAGGGATGAAAGTCCCACGTTAAAACCTTCGCCGTGACTCATCAAacctcaaaataactttattcatataggtaaacaagtacatcTATGAACGTTAACAGACAAGAttataaattgattctaaatttacatttacaaccagttcgcaagtcaagggtgtAGAGCGGGCAAGGAGAACTGGCAAGACCCCGCTAAGTTTTAAGGCAAACGAATTGTTGGAGCTggatcaatcccaaggataaagatcatttaaataatcgtcaaatttatataaagctttattgcataatttatgtttaacgataacgaatttattcagtgataacTCTTTAATTTCGCTTAgaagtttgttgtaaaaacgattCCATTttcatataaggagtggtttatattctggagcctggttggtcgtacgcttaaattagttttgtttcgagaattatactggtgaaagtcaccacATCACATCGCATACTACTATAGTTAAAtcattaatcattttaatttacttattacaGTTTGACGGTGTGCACGTAGTAAGTGGTTCTTTGGATACGTCGATCCGCGTATGGGACGTTGAGTCTGGTCAGCTGAAGCATACACTAACCGGCCATCAGTCCCTAACTTCAGGCATGGAACTTCACTCAAATATTCTCGTTTCGGGCAATGCTGACTCGACTGTTAAAGTGTGGGACATCACCACTGGACATTGTCTTCACACTTTatcaggtatatttttttatattacaactaGCGGTACCGACAGATGTTGTGATGTACACGCGtcctaaatacaaaaaaaaaaatctaattgtaCCCATTCCCGAAACCACGTGAACTCGTAACAGCCAGTCCAGCCGTTTAGAAGACGCTTAATTACTTAAAGACGCCCAGAAggcttatatataaaaagaagttACGAcacaattttaagtatttcGTTTATTATAGCTAAGGTGATATTGttgaaacatatataaaatgttctttAGGTCATAGAACCTCATAGAGCAATTgtgcatttgttttattgataatttttaaaacaaaacatgccTAGAATCACACTCAGGTGATCCCCGTACGctatgattaaatatttccatttttaatatacttatatatacttaGAGTTCACTGATAAATTAATGTAGGTTACATTTCTCGAAGGTTTAATCTCTTTTTGTTCAACATACGCAGAATATATTCTTCTGTGTCAAACAACTGACTGAAGCCAAACagagtttaatttaatttttaaaaaaaatgttaggaCCAAACAAACACCAATCGGCGGTCACCTGCCTTCAATCCAGCAACCGTTTCGTGATAACATCGTCCGACGACGGCACCGTGAAGTTATGGGACGTGCGTACCGGTGAGTTTATAAGGAACCTAGTCGAACTCGGCTCTGGCGGTTCTGGCGGAGTTGTATGGCGTATTCGGGCTTCAGCGACTAAACTCATTTGTGCGGTCGGGTCCCGAAATGGCACCGAAGAAACCAAACTGTTGGTCCTCGACTTTGACGTTCCTGGGGCTTGTAGGAAGTGTGATGAATAGCATAGACTAAATCGGCGCCTTATGCGCCGACATGCCAATCTCTATGCGCCTTGGCACTGTTAGACTGGCGTGGTAAAGGGAGGCATCAAGTCTGTAATATGTgttgacagttgacaattGACCAAACATTCGTGTGTCATAAGAATACTCAATTTATGATAATGTTACCGTACGCGGTATGGTTTTCACACGTTGCCTCCGACCACacctataaaaaagtaatgataaaatattcgatcatgaattatttgatttgatttattttgatgtatgtaaacttttaaatgtgtttgtttaattaattaaattttagaaatgtcaaaatattgtttgacATTGATTTTCCCGTCTGTGTAGGTGGTtagaattatttcataatattattgtatttatatttcatatatttttttttgatgtgTTTATtgaatcaattaattaaactttagaAATTGCAATCTGCttatattttgacattgattttaatttaatttcccTTGTGTGTTGTTCTgtgaattatatttcatattattattatttgtatttaatatttttaaattttaagtgacGATGTTCTGTTAGAAGAATTAATCTATTTGCACCACGCCCTTTTTATTTAGGCTATAGAGATgaccttttaatttaatttaacgtttatacatttaattattatatattctaaaaaaagGATCCGAATCGAAACGATTTCGTAGGCGATTAGGTGCAATTTTCACAGCCAAAATAATAAGTTCAAAAATACTGtcatactttttttttcattatgaCTGTTACTGTATAGGAGGCAAATAATCTCGATTCAAGTCAAATTGAATTGTGTACCATTTTCATGTAGTGCCTACTTAGCCATACAGTTTGGTATAAGGAACCAGTTGTTTGTGGTAATTTTACGATATCTATCTACCTTTATTCATTCAATACCAATATTATACCATTTATGTACACTGTAGTTGTTAGATTTGATCTTGAATAGGTAAATAATGATGGCTGCCATTATGCATCGCCAAATTATTGCACTAAACGGTATGCTTCATTATCCCAAAGAGTAAGGTGAAATCGGATTGCAGTAGGGTTTCTAATTTAGCCTCGGTTctgtaataaacattatttaacacTGGCATGAGTTTACTGACATTTTGAAGATGTTCTTGTTATAGGATTAA
Proteins encoded in this window:
- the LOC123718464 gene encoding F-box/WD repeat-containing protein 7 isoform X2; the encoded protein is MEPSCSYSECDIFKGSKNSFENNVEDKTEANNVKPAVIPTENNEDQQIEDLERDDFEEENRILKHCSNMVVDEDEASTAQYSLPGTSMSKEDFMQKLINSGKPEKKDFPKGKLYKAELEENANDSNMEIDAVSGPSGRSNSNASSIASTSSDSKDFTVPSTSNAEKLLGLCDATKNGERSSQVSSYAYCDPDDDSEEDDVEETWCTCLSSPEDGEDDDEPEPEERFWRKRRYEPPPPQSAKRFRPDGTMVPYTGEWSNSSLGLQSLQHNINQASPELNQWLNRFQSWTNVEKIQAIDALIGRCTAGHVRHMMKAIEPLFQRDFISLLPKELALTVLGYLSPKDLLRAAQTCRYWRFLADDNLLWKEQCRRIGLTTLKKRLRSMPRCASPWKAAYMRQSLIQDNWLYNNVDNPIVMRGHDDHVITCLQFYGNRILSGSDDTTLKVWSAITGKCLRTLVGHSGGVWSSQMIGDLVISGSTDRTLRVWNAKTGRCLKVLAGHTSTVRCMHLHQNRVVSGSRDATLRVWSISKGCCLRVLVGHLAAVRCVQYDGKVVVSGAYDYFVKVWNPETGECLHTLAGHTNRVYSLQFDGVHVVSGSLDTSIRVWDVESGQLKHTLTGHQSLTSGMELHSNILVSGNADSTVKVWDITTGHCLHTLSGPNKHQSAVTCLQSSNRFVITSSDDGTVKLWDVRTGEFIRNLVELGSGGSGGVVWRIRASATKLICAVGSRNGTEETKLLVLDFDVPGACRKCDE
- the LOC123718464 gene encoding F-box/WD repeat-containing protein 7 isoform X1 produces the protein MEPSCSYSECDIFKGSKNSFENNVEDKTEANNVKPAVIPTENNEDQQIEDLERDDFEEENRILKHCSNMVVDEDEASTAQYSLPVSSVDPDLLKIASAETIARLQHFMSDDFGLPGCGREANKVIGSKLKEMIHDKAGLFVQGTSMSKEDFMQKLINSGKPEKKDFPKGKLYKAELEENANDSNMEIDAVSGPSGRSNSNASSIASTSSDSKDFTVPSTSNAEKLLGLCDATKNGERSSQVSSYAYCDPDDDSEEDDVEETWCTCLSSPEDGEDDDEPEPEERFWRKRRYEPPPPQSAKRFRPDGTMVPYTGEWSNSSLGLQSLQHNINQASPELNQWLNRFQSWTNVEKIQAIDALIGRCTAGHVRHMMKAIEPLFQRDFISLLPKELALTVLGYLSPKDLLRAAQTCRYWRFLADDNLLWKEQCRRIGLTTLKKRLRSMPRCASPWKAAYMRQSLIQDNWLYNNVDNPIVMRGHDDHVITCLQFYGNRILSGSDDTTLKVWSAITGKCLRTLVGHSGGVWSSQMIGDLVISGSTDRTLRVWNAKTGRCLKVLAGHTSTVRCMHLHQNRVVSGSRDATLRVWSISKGCCLRVLVGHLAAVRCVQYDGKVVVSGAYDYFVKVWNPETGECLHTLAGHTNRVYSLQFDGVHVVSGSLDTSIRVWDVESGQLKHTLTGHQSLTSGMELHSNILVSGNADSTVKVWDITTGHCLHTLSGPNKHQSAVTCLQSSNRFVITSSDDGTVKLWDVRTGEFIRNLVELGSGGSGGVVWRIRASATKLICAVGSRNGTEETKLLVLDFDVPGACRKCDE